From the Aerococcus viridans genome, the window CCGCATCTCCCTTCTTATGTAAGCATAAAAATTTTTAGAAAAGGAAGGATATCATGACAAAGTATATTTTTGTAACCGGTGGGGTAGTTTCTTCAATCGGTAAAGGTTTAGTAGCAGCATCTTTAGGACGTTTATTAAAAAATAGAGGTTTAAAAGTAACCATCCAAAAATTTGATCCATACATTAACGTTGACCCAGGTACTATGAGCCCTTATCAACACGGGGAAGTATTTGTATTAAACGATGGAACTGAAACTGACTTAGACCTAGGTCACTACGAACGTTTTATTGATATCAACTTAAATCAATATTCAAACGTAACAACTGGTAAAATTTACTCAGAAGTTATCAACAAAGAACGTCGCGGGGACTACTTAGGGGCAACTGTCCAAGTCATTCCACACATCACTGACTCAATCAAAGATAAAATCTTACGTGCAGGTGATACAACAGGCGCTGATGTCGTGATTACTGAGGTTGGTGGTACTGTTGGGGATATTGAATCAACACCATTCGTTGAAGCATTACGTCAAATGCGTTCACAAGTTGGCGCAGATAATGTTTGTTATATCCACACAACATTACTGCCATATATTGCAGCAGCTGGTGAATTGAAAACAAAACCTACGCAACACTCGGTGAAAGAATTACGTGGTATGGGGATTCAACCTAATATCTTAGTTGTACGTTCAGAGCATCCACTACCAGACGGTATGACTGCAAAAATCGCACAATTCTGTGACGTTGAAGAAGATGCCGTTATCGAAAACCGTGATGTAGAAACAATCTACACACTACCATTGCGTCTACAACAAGAAGGTTTAGACGATAAAGTATGTGAAGTATTAGGTCTAGACGAAACACCAGAAGCTGATATGCGTGAATGGCGTAACCTTGAAAATCGTGTACTAAACCTATCTAAGAAAGTGAAAATCGCTTTAGTAGGTAAATACGTATCTCTTCAAGACGCTTACCTATCAGTAGCAGAATCATTACGCCACGCCGGCTATGCCCATGACGCAGAAATTGACATCGACTGGATCGACTCTGAAACCATTACAGCGGAAAACGTACAAGAGATCCTTGGCAATGCTGACGGTATCTTAGTACCAGGTGGATTTGGTAACCGTGGTATTGAAGGTAAAATCCAAGCAATTAAATATGCACGTGAAAACAATGTACCATTCCAAGGTATCTGTTTAGGTCTACAAGTAGCTTCTATCGAGTTTGCACGTAACGTTTTAGGTTACACAGATGCCAACTCTACAGAAATCAATCCAAACACTGAACATCCAGTAATTGACTTGATGACAACACAATCAGGACTAGAAAACTTAGGTGGTACACAACGTTTAGGTTTATACCCTTGTGCCCTTAAAGAAGGTTCTAAAGCACGTGAATTATACAATAATGAAGCTTTAGTTGAAGAACGTCACCGTCACCGTTGGGAATTTAACAATGCTTACCGTGAAGAATTCGAAGCGGCAGGTATGGTCTTCTCAGGGACTTCTCCAGATGGTAATTTAGTTGAAATCGTAGAAATTCCAGAACATCCATTCTTTGTGGCATCTCAATTCCACCCAGAATTCATCTCACGTCCAGACCGTCCACAAGCAATCTTTAATGGCTTTATTGGCGCAGCCTTAGAAGCGTAAGAATTATAAAATGCAAATTATCCGTTCTTTTTGTACGTTTCGTATAAAGGAGCGGATTTTTTTATCGGTACGATAGTTGATATGACAGTCTTTAATAATAATTGTAAATATTTTATTAAAATATGTGTTGACTCTAACTTTCTAAGTCGGTACAATAGCCAACAGAGTAAAAACAGGGGAAACTGCACTAGCGTAAGGATGCCCTGAACATAAGAGCTGTTCGCTCACAAGAATAACCACTTTATTTTGTCAGTGAACAAATTTTAAAACCAGCATCCGCTAGTATATAATCAGCAACCTTGTTTCGTTGTTGGTTATTTTTTTTGCCCATTTTTAGATAAATGAGAAAAAAATGAAAAGATAACAGAAAAATATGAGAGGAAGTGCCACGTGGATCCGAAGAAACCAATTATTGCCTTAGATTTTCCTAATCAAGAAGAGGTATTTGCGTTCCTTGATCAGTTCCAAGGTCAACAACTAAATATAAAAGTAGGTATGGAATTGTTTTATGCTGGTGGGACAGCTTTCCTAAAAGAGTTACAAGCAAAAGGCCACGACATTTTCTTAGACTTGAAATTACATGATATTCCAAATACTGTTGAGCGAGCAATGGCCATTTTAGCCAGTACTGGTGTTGCAATGGTCAATGTACATGCGGCAGGTGGGAAAGAGATGATGCAAGCAGCGCTTCGTGGTTTAGAGGCAGGTTCGACAGGTAAACGCCCTATGTTAATTAGTGTCACTCAATTAACGTCCACTTCTACTGAACAAATGAACGAAGAACAAGGCATTCCAGGTGAAGTATTGGATTCAGTATTGCGCTACGCTAAATTAACGAAAGCAGCGGGCCTTGATGGTGTGGTTTGTTCACCACTTGAAGCAGCAGCTATTAAAGAGGCTTGTGGGGAAGACTTCCAAACGATTACACCGGGTATCCGTTTAGCTACTTCTGTTGCGGATGACCAAAAACGAATCATGACGCCAAGCCAAGCGGCGCAAGGTGGTTCTGACTACATCGTGGTGGGACGACCAATTACACAAGCGGATAATTCAAAAGTCACTTATGACCAAATCACAGCTGATTGGTCTGGACAATAAGGAGGGTGCAAGATGACAGTAGAAAAAGCGGATTTAGTAGCACAAAAATTACTAGAGATTAAGGCAGTAAACTTTAGCCCTGAGGCACCATATACTTGGGCAAGCGGACTTAAAGCACCGATTTATACAGATAACCGACTAATCATGTCATACCCGAGTGTGCGTACAACTGTAGAAGATGCACTGGCAGAGTTGATTAAAGAGAACTTTCCTGGTGTAGATGTAATTGCAGGGACAGCAACTGCTGGTATCCCTCATGCAGCCTTTGTAAGTGAACGCTTAGATTTACCAATGATCTATGTACGTTCTTCAGCCAAAGACCACGGTAAACAAAACGCCATTGAAGGTGCTTTAGAAGCGGGCGCAAAAGTAGTGATCATTGAAGACCTAATTTCAACAGGTGGAAGCGTCATTACGGCAGCAGATAAAATTCAAGAAGCAGGCGGAGAAGTCATCGCAGCAGTAGCTATTTTTGACTACTTATTAGCAGCTTCAAAAGATGCTTTCGAACAAGCTGGCTATCCATTAATGACTTTGACAAACTATGTGAAGATTTTGGATTACGCAGTAAAAGATCCTAAATTATCACCACATTATGACAAGTTGATGGAATGGTACAAAGACCCTAAAGCTTGGTCTGAAAAACACGGTTAAGTTGACCTAACCTACTATACAAATAACAGCTTTACCAGATTTATGTCCTTATTTTTTTTTTGCCCATTTTTATTTTTATGGTGATTAAATGAGGGAATTACACCAGTTTTATCAAAAAAGGAGCACAAAAATGGAAAAAATAATCGAAAAAAATAC encodes:
- a CDS encoding CTP synthase; translated protein: MTKYIFVTGGVVSSIGKGLVAASLGRLLKNRGLKVTIQKFDPYINVDPGTMSPYQHGEVFVLNDGTETDLDLGHYERFIDINLNQYSNVTTGKIYSEVINKERRGDYLGATVQVIPHITDSIKDKILRAGDTTGADVVITEVGGTVGDIESTPFVEALRQMRSQVGADNVCYIHTTLLPYIAAAGELKTKPTQHSVKELRGMGIQPNILVVRSEHPLPDGMTAKIAQFCDVEEDAVIENRDVETIYTLPLRLQQEGLDDKVCEVLGLDETPEADMREWRNLENRVLNLSKKVKIALVGKYVSLQDAYLSVAESLRHAGYAHDAEIDIDWIDSETITAENVQEILGNADGILVPGGFGNRGIEGKIQAIKYARENNVPFQGICLGLQVASIEFARNVLGYTDANSTEINPNTEHPVIDLMTTQSGLENLGGTQRLGLYPCALKEGSKARELYNNEALVEERHRHRWEFNNAYREEFEAAGMVFSGTSPDGNLVEIVEIPEHPFFVASQFHPEFISRPDRPQAIFNGFIGAALEA
- the pyrF gene encoding orotidine-5'-phosphate decarboxylase; the protein is MDPKKPIIALDFPNQEEVFAFLDQFQGQQLNIKVGMELFYAGGTAFLKELQAKGHDIFLDLKLHDIPNTVERAMAILASTGVAMVNVHAAGGKEMMQAALRGLEAGSTGKRPMLISVTQLTSTSTEQMNEEQGIPGEVLDSVLRYAKLTKAAGLDGVVCSPLEAAAIKEACGEDFQTITPGIRLATSVADDQKRIMTPSQAAQGGSDYIVVGRPITQADNSKVTYDQITADWSGQ
- the pyrE gene encoding orotate phosphoribosyltransferase, yielding MTVEKADLVAQKLLEIKAVNFSPEAPYTWASGLKAPIYTDNRLIMSYPSVRTTVEDALAELIKENFPGVDVIAGTATAGIPHAAFVSERLDLPMIYVRSSAKDHGKQNAIEGALEAGAKVVIIEDLISTGGSVITAADKIQEAGGEVIAAVAIFDYLLAASKDAFEQAGYPLMTLTNYVKILDYAVKDPKLSPHYDKLMEWYKDPKAWSEKHG